GGTACCGGAGCTGGAAATGCGGCGCGGAAAGGATCCAGGAAGCGGGTGCGGTAGCCGGATTGGGCCGGTGTGGGATAGACCTGATCGCCGCCGAGCAACAGCACGTCGCCGCGGGGCAACTTGAGCTGATGCTCGGGCAACTCGGCATCATGGCTGACGCACAGTGCCATCGAATAGGTGGAGTCCCAGCCATCTCCGGTATCGGCCAGATAGTCGATCCACACGTCACCATCGCCAGCCACCTGGATGGGCGGGTTCGAGCCGCGAGGATTGAGCACGGCGAGCATTTCGCGCGGGTCGGCGAAGGCCCCCATCGTGGTGGCGACAGCCGTTTGTAAGCCCGTGCGCATAAGCTGAAACGGGCCTAACCAATTGACCATCGCCTCCTGGGTGTAAAGCTCGATTCGGCTATTGAGCGTGGAAGATTGGGTGGAACGGGTCATGGCAAGGGGCGCAGAGTGCGGCGTGGGCGCCTCTCCAGCGCGAAACTCAATCGATTGCTCCTTCATCATCCAGCCTCCATTGCTGTAACGAGTTCAGGTACCTCAAAAGGGTGATCTTTTGTCGGTCGATTCAGGATAGGTCAGTTATGCGATGGCCGCCGATTCATAGCCTGAAGGAGAGGCTGTCGTGAACAGTTCCTGAAAACGTTGTCTCTACCGGCCCGATGAGAAAGACAGGTCCCACGCCATCCCATTCAACCGTCACGGTTCCGCCATCACATTCAACCTCAACGCAATGGTCTAACAAGCCACGACGAATTCCGTTAACCGCGGCGCCACAAGAGCAGGAGCCGGAACCGAGGGGAATACCACCGCCGCGCTCCCAAATGCGCAACCGAATGTGCTTGCGGTTAATGATCTGGACAAAATGCACGTTCGTCTTGAGGGGGAATAGAGGGTTGGTTTCAATGGTCGGTCCGAGGGTCGCTATATCAACGGCTGTCAGGTCATCCACAAAATAGGTGCAGTGCGGATTGCCCATGCTGGTCGCTGCCGGGCCACCCGCCAGTGGTAAAACAGCAGTATCCAGTTCCAGAGCCAGGGGAATGTCCGACCAGCCGAAAAGCGGTTTCCCCATGTTGACGGAAATTGCGCCGGTTGAAGTTCGTTCGCAAGTGAGTAGGCCACGGTTGGTTCGCAGCGCTATCGACGT
The Pseudomonas lini DNA segment above includes these coding regions:
- the dapF gene encoding diaminopimelate epimerase, producing MPLSFHKMHANGDDFVVVDLRNSANPMTSTLARRLGDRNRGIGFNQLAVVLDCDDDVARLMFWNADGSALDVCGSATRGVADRLMRESNTTSIALRTNRGLLTCERTSTGAISVNMGKPLFGWSDIPLALELDTAVLPLAGGPAATSMGNPHCTYFVDDLTAVDIATLGPTIETNPLFPLKTNVHFVQIINRKHIRLRIWERGGGIPLGSGSCSCGAAVNGIRRGLLDHCVEVECDGGTVTVEWDGVGPVFLIGPVETTFSGTVHDSLSFRL